The DNA window GACGAACTCCTTCGTTAATGGCTTCATAAAAATCACCTCCAACAAGGTTAACATCCTGTCCGAGTTCGATAAAAATAACCGCAACTCCGGTATCCTGGCAGAGCGGCATTTTCTTCTCAACCGCGAGTTTCTGATTTTCAAAAATTATGGAAATGATCTCTTTGGCGATGGGTGACACTTCCTTTTCCTGAAATTCTTTAAGCTTTTTTACGACATCGTCTCCAATATAAATACTCGCATCAAGACATAATTTTCTGACAATTGGAATGACTTCTTTAACATTGATTTCTCGCATAATTGCTCCTGAATTTTAATTATCTAAAAACCTTGCAAAGGTTTGCAACCATTCACGATAAAAACTTTCCGAATCTTATTTGTAAGAATTCCTTTGTAAAAAACTTCGGAAAGTAAAATCGTTCTATACCTGCCTTTTATCCATTAATTCATGAAATCATTTATCTTCTGATTCTTTGATAATATGTTTCTTAAAATACTTAAATGCTTTATCGATCGAAGAGAAACCTTTATATGCTTCACCTATATGATAATTGGAAACCAGTTCATCGATATTATCGTCACTTTTTGCTCTTTCAATACCAAAAGTATAAAGAAGTTCCTGATCATTAACAAGACTGTACATTTTGTCCATTGCTCCACGATGTTCACCATCTTTATCCAGAACTTTTTTAAAACATATCAGTGCTTTTTTTATTTCTGAAAGACCGAGATAGGAAAGACCGAGATGATAATTCACGGAAACAATATTCGGATCTTCTTTAAGAATTTCCTCGAAGTATTTAACTGCCTGCTTAAAATCTCCGATCGTTTTATAGGAAATTGCCAGGTGGTAATAGCCGAGAGTGCACTTTTCCCCTTTTTCCTGTAATTTTTTAAAAGAATCGATACTTTTTCTGACCTTCCCTAAATGATACAAAGAGATTCCTTTCCAGTAATGAGCCATGTAAAGATCAGGTT is part of the Candidatus Cloacimonadota bacterium genome and encodes:
- a CDS encoding tetratricopeptide repeat protein, with the protein product MQKIEEMCKLAENYKMQGSLIKSSKEYKKILEIEPENICAMTNLADIYYILGDIESSIKNYEKIISLKPKYALILYKLGVLYFRATKFYKAISLFDRVIELEPDLYMAHYWKGISLYHLGKVRKSIDSFKKLQEKGEKCTLGYYHLAISYKTIGDFKQAVKYFEEILKEDPNIVSVNYHLGLSYLGLSEIKKALICFKKVLDKDGEHRGAMDKMYSLVNDQELLYTFGIERAKSDDNIDELVSNYHIGEAYKGFSSIDKAFKYFKKHIIKESEDK